Proteins from a genomic interval of Spea bombifrons isolate aSpeBom1 chromosome 4, aSpeBom1.2.pri, whole genome shotgun sequence:
- the RGMA gene encoding repulsive guidance molecule A — MQQTRARVVDKAQAGWMGMGRGAGPKALGFFTILAVFFCTFHTVSSSCRILKCNSDFWTATSSSHHQTGAEDPVEFCTALRTYAHCTRRTARTCRGDLAYHSAVHGIDDLMSQHNCSKDGPTSQPRVRTPPPWDSQERSDSPEFCHYEKNFHRHSAPPNYTHCGLFGDPHLRTFTDTFQTCKIQGAWPLVDNNYLNVQVTNTPVHPGSSATATTKLTIIFKSFQDCVDQKVYQAEMDELPAAFIDGSRNGGDKSGANSLKIIEKVAGQHIEIQAKYIGTTIVVRQVGRYLTFAVRMPEEVVNAVEDKDNQGLYLCLQGCPQNQQIDFRTFHSQTPETGLRKHGAGSNTPSFTPQMAGAKCKEKLPVEDLYFQSCVFDLLTTGDVNFTLAAYYAFEDVKLLHSNKDKIHLYERTTDLGPGNAATHTALDFTKILVALICLFQCCGVLL; from the exons ATGCAGCAGACAAG GGCAAGGGTTGTGGATAAAGCCCAAGCTGGATGGATGGGTATGGGGAGAGGGGCAGGACCCAAAGCCCTGGGATTCTTCACAATCCTCGCTGTCTTCTTCTGCACGTTCCATACAG TGAGTTCCTCGTGTAGAATTCTGAAGTGTAATTCGGACTTCTGGACAGCCACTTCCAGCTCCCACCATCAGACAGGAGCTGAGGACCCCGTGGAGTTCTGCACGGCACTGCGGACCTACGCTCATTGCACCCGTCGCACCGCCCGCACCTGTAGGGGAGACCTGGCTTATCATTCAGCCGTCCATGGCATCGATGACCTCATGAGCCAGCACAACTGCTCCAAAGATGGCCCAACCTCGCAACCTCGTGTTCGCACCCCACCTCCATGGGACAGTCAGGAAAGGTCGGATAGTCCCGAATTTTGCCATTATGAAAAAAATTTCCACCGGCACTCAGCTCCCCCAAACTACACCCATTGTGGTCTGTTTGGCGACCCTCACCTTAGGACATTTACAGACACTTTCCAAACCTGCAAAATACAAGGAGCCTGGCCTCTCGTAGACAATAATTACTTGAATGTGCAAGTCACCAACACTCCAGTGCATCCAGGTTCATCTGCAACTGCTACAACCAAG CTCACAATAATTTTCAAGAGCTTTCAAGATTGCGTGGACCAAAAAGTATACCAAGCTGAAATGGATGAGCTTCCTGCAGCCTTCATTGATGGATCACGGAATGGTGGGGACAAGAGTGGAGCCAACAGCTTAAAAATAATTGAGAAAGTAGCAGGTCAGCATATTGAGATACAAGCCAAGTACATCGGAACCACCATTGTGGTACGACAGGTCGGCCGCTACCTGACCTTTGCAGTCCGGATGCCAGAAGAAGTGGTGAATGCTGTGGAGGACAAGGATAACCAGGGTCTTTACCTCTGCCTTCAGGGTTGCCCTCAGAACCAACAGATTGACTTTAGAACATTCCACTCCCAAACCCCAGAGACTGGTCTTAGGAAGCATGGGGCTGGATCCAATACACCTTCCTTCACCCCACAAATGGCAGGCGCCAAGTGCAAAGAGAAGCTACCAGTAGAGGACCTTTACTTCCAATCCTGTGTGTTTGACCTTTTGACCACAGGAGACGTGAATTTCACCTTAGCTGCTTACTATGCCTTTGAGGATGTGAAATTATTACACTCCAATAAGGACAAAATCCATTTGTATGAAAGGACCACTGACTTAGGGCCTGGAAATGCAGCCACACATACAGCCCTGGATTTTACTAAGATCCTAGTGgctttaatttgtttgtttcaGTGCTGTGGAGTGTTGCTGTGA